Genomic segment of Harmonia axyridis chromosome 6, icHarAxyr1.1, whole genome shotgun sequence:
TCCATTAAATGCTTGGACTCTGACACATGGGTCCACACACTACCCACTGCACTACTGGGGATCCGCGCCGCTTGGAAAGAAGATCTCCAATCCACCGCTGCTGAGATGATATACGGAGAACCACTCCGTCTTCCTGGCGAGTTCCTGGGTTCGACGTCGACGATGAACCTGGATAACTCCGACGATTTCGTTCGCGACCTGCGCCAGCACTTTCAGGCGCTCCGACCAGTCAGTGGCACCAGGCACGGTGAGCGGAAGATCTTCGTCTTTAAAGATCTCGCCACCGCATCCCACGTCTTCGTAAGGCACGACGCCGTTCGACGTCCGCTCCAGTACCCATACGATGGACCGTTCGAGGTGGTTTCTCGAGCCGAAAAGCACTACACCCTCCGAATTCACGGTACCAACGTCCCGGTCTCGATCGACAGGCTGAAACCAGCCTACATCGCGGTCAGCGAAAATTCACCGGAGGACGCTGTAAATTCGAACGAGGACGATGAAGACGAAGGAATTCTTCTCTTTTTACCAGGCGAGAACTCACCCCCGGCCCAACAACCCATCCCACCTGCTCCAGCAGAACCAGAGGCAGCAACGCAAGCGCCAGCAGTACGACGACCTTACACGACCAGATCAGGTCGGCAAGTTCGTTTCCCCGAGCGTTTCCAGGCGGGGATGTAATATATCGTTAATCACTAGCAAGGGGGTactgtggggattacagattcctgcgttaccatcatggtggcgcggccaaccaggttaacgcttcccccaacagagggcgcaacaatctattTAAGCCTCGAAGTACACATCTTAAACGGAGTTAAGCCAAAGATTCCCAGTTAAATATGAACCTACTTCATGTAGCAcaagtcgtcacgctgtcccaaaaaAAGCAGAGCAGTAAATTTTGAAGCCGAAAAGATGTCTTTAGACCATCTATATGAATTCaacttcgaaaagttgtacaacgattgtacagaaaggtaatgcttttacatcatttttttctttaagtatttttgaaacgatataatcaaattttatctttagtttctgaatgtttcgttcttataaagaaatttttgttcaataattgttttgaaatgaacaaaaaccatattgtacctacaaacagtgaattaatatgtactttttttttcctaggggtataacattCGAAGAGGATTGCAGCGTATGTTTGAGCAGATTAACAGGAGAATTGTACCTTACGGACTGCAGACATTCATTCCACAAGGAGTgtatcgacaggtggtgctccagttccgAATGTTGTCCCATGTGCAGGAcaaatttagttttcgaagaaacctgcagtatcttcgatacaaattggaaaCCTGTCAATATCCATCGGTTCGataagatggacagtgatgaa
This window contains:
- the LOC123682812 gene encoding brassinosteroid-responsive RING protein 1-like; translated protein: MSLDHLYEFNFEKLYNDCTERGITFEEDCSVCLSRLTGELYLTDCRHSFHKECIDRWCSSSECCPMCRTNLVFEETCSIFDTNWKPVNIHRFDKMDSDEEDDESGEDDESETEEEKEENEGENECQTECQTNEEN